One genomic region from Triticum urartu cultivar G1812 unplaced genomic scaffold, Tu2.1 TuUngrouped_contig_7450, whole genome shotgun sequence encodes:
- the LOC125531545 gene encoding uncharacterized protein LOC125531545, translated as MAHHPLVHHCYVLHRPALIRENPIQPKQHNTTQRFLLLSPRIDPLQTRRRRGPPIPIPTGVLVSSSLAVNVPPCPASRRRRPHPLPSPSLPRRQRGLRSTGHGNHRHRVLLLPPHLAALRLHSSPSLPPSSRPQPCRPSSGPLFSKTKTQEAGQGDFSASLLLDGSSVVLVMRPHNQRGEEAEMLLLHGLTGKNKQAWKEGKIRGTTVLVKSGVLDLGDFNSSVLNGVHKILDGQGRWRLLPSRQRHRTQPPD; from the coding sequence TGCTATGTGCTGCACCGACCGGCCCTGATTCGAGAGAATCCAATCCAACCAAAGCAACACAACACTACACAAcgcttcctcctcctctcccctcgAATCGATCCCCTCCAAACCCGCCGCCGCCGTGGACCTCCTATCCCCATCCCCACCGGCGTTCTCGTCTCCTCTAGCCTTGCCGTCAACGTCCCGCCCTGCCCTGCATCCCGTCGCCGGCGCCCCCACCCTCTCCCCTCTCCGTCTCTTCCTAGGAGGCAGCGAGGCCTCAGATCCACAGGCCACGGCAACCACCGCCACCGCGTCCTACTCCTTCCACCCCACCTAGCCGCCCTCCGCCTCCATAGCTCTCcgtccctccctccctcctcgcGCCCGCAGCCATGTCGACCGAGCTCAGGACCCCTCTTCTCCAAGACCAAAACGCAGGAAGCAGGCCAGGGCGACTTCAGCGCCTCCCTTCTCCTGGACGGCAGTTCAGTCGTGTTGGTCATGCGCCCCCACAACCAGAGAGGAGAGGAGGCGGAGATGTTGTTGCTGCACGGGCTGACGGGGAAGAACAAGCAGGCGTGGAAGGAGGGCAAGATCCGCGGCACGACGGTGCTGGTGAAGAGCGGCGTGCTCGACCTCGGCGACTTCAACTCATCCGTCCTCAACGGCGTCCACAAGATCCTCGACGGCCAAGGACGATGGCGTCTCCTTCCATCTCGTCAGCGCCACCGCACCCAACCCCC